In a single window of the Elaeis guineensis isolate ETL-2024a chromosome 8, EG11, whole genome shotgun sequence genome:
- the LOC105050319 gene encoding uncharacterized protein — MEAETHSTPLDGSSTADAVFARRCCCFWIPWSSGRSSSAPSSVEWWQRMGVSERVDERGGWWSRGRRAVMKVREWSELVAGPRWKTFIRRFNRNPRHGGGVVRMGSARFQYDPLSYTLNFDEGHGGSPEGDYTGYRDFSTRFAAPPALATSSVDLAGRDVPPVFSAAAGVR; from the coding sequence ATGGAGGCGGAGACCCACTCAACGCCGCTTGATGGGTCGTCGACGGCCGATGCGGTATTCGCGCGAAGATGCTGCTGCTTCTGGATCCCCTGGTCCAGCGGGCGCTCTTCGTCGGCGCCGTCTTCCGTCGAGTGGTGGCAGCGGATGGGGGTGTCGGAGAGGGTCGATGAGCGGGGCGGGTGGTGGAGCAGGGGGAGGAGGGCGGTGATGAAGGTTCGTGAGTGGTCGGAGCTCGTGGCTGGGCCCCGGTGGAAGACCTTCATCCGGCGCTTCAACCGGAACCCTCGGCACGGTGGCGGGGTCGTCCGGATGGGGTCTGCAAGGTTTCAGTACGATCCCTTGAGCTACACCCTCAACTTCGACGAGGGCCACGGCGGTAGCCCCGAAGGGGACTACACCGGCTACCGCGACTTCTCCACCCGCTTCGCCGCCCCGCCGGCTCTCGCCACGTCCTCCGTGGATCTTGCCGGCCGGGACGTTCCGCCGGTCTTCTCCGCCGCCGCCGGCGTTCGTTGA